A single region of the Magnetococcus sp. PR-3 genome encodes:
- a CDS encoding adenosylcobinamide-GDP ribazoletransferase, whose product MLKSWNLHIWWPLCAAVRLLSRFPFPEPGAWSGVVQGRAVAFYPLVGMAIGLLMVLPMSWLGTQAPALGAAVATLIWVWLTGGLHLDGVADSADAWMGGLGNRERTLEIMKDPHTGPAGVVSLVLVLLLKFAALHTLLQLQMPLWIVVFTPMLARLAVGLLFLTTPYVSTQGMAQDTAAHLPRYWIWLLVGLGWFYPLFFFDPWLAMPMQASALMLWFVMWIRTLNRLGGFTGDVAGALVEWSEVVMLVTVTGVVASGWLPEG is encoded by the coding sequence GTGCTTAAAAGCTGGAATCTGCATATATGGTGGCCACTTTGTGCCGCTGTTCGTCTCCTGAGCCGTTTTCCCTTTCCTGAACCTGGGGCGTGGAGTGGGGTGGTGCAAGGGCGCGCGGTGGCGTTCTATCCCTTGGTGGGTATGGCCATTGGGCTACTGATGGTACTGCCTATGTCCTGGTTGGGTACCCAAGCACCAGCGTTGGGTGCGGCAGTGGCAACCTTGATATGGGTCTGGCTGACCGGTGGTTTGCACCTGGATGGGGTGGCGGACAGTGCCGATGCCTGGATGGGTGGGCTAGGTAACCGAGAGCGCACCCTGGAAATTATGAAGGATCCTCACACCGGTCCGGCTGGGGTGGTCTCCTTAGTCTTGGTCTTGCTTCTAAAATTTGCCGCCCTGCACACGCTTTTACAGTTACAAATGCCCTTATGGATTGTGGTCTTTACCCCCATGTTGGCGCGGCTTGCGGTGGGGTTGCTGTTTTTAACCACCCCTTATGTCTCCACTCAGGGTATGGCCCAGGATACTGCGGCCCATTTACCCCGGTATTGGATCTGGCTTTTGGTGGGGTTAGGCTGGTTTTATCCGCTCTTCTTCTTTGACCCTTGGTTGGCCATGCCCATGCAAGCCTCTGCCTTGATGTTATGGTTTGTCATGTGGATACGTACCTTAAACCGTTTGGGGGGGTTTACCGGTGATGTCGCCGGAGCGCTGGTGGAGTGGAGTGAGGTCGTGATGTTGGTCACCGTAACCGGGGTCGTTGCCTCGGGCTGGTTACCAGAAGGTTAA
- the cobT gene encoding nicotinate-nucleotide--dimethylbenzimidazole phosphoribosyltransferase, whose product MHASPWYQAPIHPLDQASKQAAQQRQMQLTKPPGSLGQLEELAIRLASMQWRSHPAINSVRIVIFAADHGIAAHGVSAFPQSVTVEMIRNFSRGGAAISVLAQQLGAHLQVMDVGALTDVGPLPGVVSHRCGAGTEDFRHQPAMTMEALEQALDAGKHVIEQLHKAGCDLFVGGEMGIGNTTSASALLCAYGEVAPEQAVGPGTGVDQAGMERKVAAMTEALTCHGHALSNPVEVLRRLGGFEIAALAGAYIRAAQLGVPVMVDGFICSAAALAAEQICPGVMQWSFLSHRSAEPAHAGLCGLLDLEPILDLGMRLGEGSGAALAVPVLRMACALHNEMATFEQAGVSGGA is encoded by the coding sequence ATGCACGCTTCCCCCTGGTACCAAGCTCCGATACACCCTTTGGATCAAGCGTCTAAACAGGCTGCTCAACAGCGACAGATGCAGTTGACCAAGCCTCCTGGCTCTTTAGGCCAGTTGGAGGAGCTGGCTATCCGGCTGGCCTCTATGCAGTGGCGCTCTCACCCGGCCATTAATTCGGTCCGTATTGTCATTTTTGCGGCAGATCATGGTATTGCAGCCCATGGTGTGTCGGCCTTTCCTCAATCGGTTACGGTGGAGATGATTCGTAACTTCTCCCGTGGCGGTGCGGCCATCAGTGTGTTGGCACAGCAGTTAGGGGCGCATTTGCAGGTGATGGATGTGGGGGCATTAACCGATGTGGGGCCTCTGCCGGGTGTGGTTAGCCATCGTTGTGGGGCGGGGACCGAGGATTTTCGTCATCAGCCTGCTATGACCATGGAAGCGCTGGAGCAGGCGTTGGATGCGGGTAAACATGTTATTGAACAGCTCCATAAAGCCGGTTGTGATCTGTTTGTCGGTGGAGAGATGGGGATTGGTAACACCACCTCAGCCAGTGCTTTGCTCTGTGCGTATGGTGAGGTAGCCCCCGAACAGGCCGTTGGTCCAGGAACTGGGGTTGATCAAGCGGGTATGGAACGTAAAGTGGCTGCGATGACCGAAGCGTTGACCTGTCATGGCCATGCGCTATCTAATCCGGTCGAGGTGTTGCGGCGATTGGGCGGGTTTGAAATTGCGGCGCTGGCGGGTGCCTATATCCGTGCGGCTCAATTGGGGGTTCCGGTGATGGTCGATGGCTTTATATGCAGCGCCGCCGCGTTGGCGGCTGAACAGATCTGCCCTGGTGTGATGCAATGGAGCTTTCTTTCTCACCGTTCGGCTGAGCCTGCCCATGCTGGTCTATGTGGGTTGTTAGACTTAGAACCCATTTTGGACCTGGGCATGCGGTTGGGTGAAGGCAGTGGGGCTGCGCTTGCGGTCCCTGTGTTGCGTATGGCCTGTGCCTTACACAATGAGATGGCAACCTTTGAACAAGCGGGGGTTTCCGGCGGTGCTTAA